A stretch of the Fusobacterium varium genome encodes the following:
- a CDS encoding NAD dependent epimerase, which translates to MENKKKTLMITGASGFIGTNFIERYKEKYNIVPVDLLKVKPEEIEFKDVDTVLHLAALVHQMNGAPREKYFEINTELTRKIAEAAKKNKVKHFVFYSTVAVYGTHGSLNEKLILTKESKVNPKTPYAQSKWEAEKILKNLENSNFKISILRPPMVYGENCPGNMKRLEKLVKIFPILPFGNDENKRTLVHIDKLLEITKDVIDKEIIGIIIPKDDKDISIKEILEYIFKEKNKRRILIKFPKFMRNILYKITPEMIESLYGDLRFK; encoded by the coding sequence ATGGAAAATAAAAAAAAGACTCTTATGATAACAGGAGCATCAGGATTTATAGGAACAAACTTTATAGAAAGATACAAAGAAAAATATAACATAGTTCCTGTAGATTTATTAAAAGTAAAACCTGAAGAGATTGAATTTAAAGATGTAGATACAGTACTTCATTTAGCAGCTTTGGTTCACCAGATGAATGGAGCACCAAGAGAGAAATACTTTGAAATAAATACAGAATTAACAAGAAAAATAGCAGAAGCAGCAAAGAAGAATAAAGTTAAGCATTTTGTTTTTTACAGTACAGTAGCTGTTTATGGAACTCATGGAAGTCTTAATGAAAAGTTAATATTAACTAAAGAATCAAAAGTAAATCCTAAAACACCATATGCTCAAAGTAAATGGGAAGCGGAAAAAATCTTGAAAAATTTAGAAAATAGCAATTTTAAAATATCAATATTAAGACCTCCAATGGTATATGGAGAAAATTGTCCTGGAAATATGAAAAGATTAGAAAAACTAGTAAAAATATTTCCAATACTTCCATTTGGTAATGATGAAAACAAAAGAACATTAGTACATATAGATAAATTATTAGAAATAACTAAAGATGTGATAGATAAAGAAATAATAGGAATAATTATACCTAAAGATGATAAAGATATATCAATAAAAGAGATATTAGAATATATATTTAAAGAAAAAAATAAAAGAAGAATATTAATCAAATTTCCTAAATTTATGAGAAATATTTTATATAAAATAACTCCTGAAATGATTGAAAGTTTATATGGAGATTTAAGATTTAAATAA
- the capD gene encoding UDP-glucose 4-epimerase, producing MFKDKVLLITGGTGSFGNAVLRRFLKTDIGEIRIFSRDEKKQDDMRKIYNNPKLKFYIGDVRDYNSVIDVMRGVDFVFHAAALKQVPSCEFYPVQAVYTNILGTENVLNAAIASKVKKVVCLSTDKAAYPINAMGMSKALMEKVIVAKGRNLKDDETTICLTRYGNVMASRGSVIPLFIDQVRHGKPITITDPNMTRFMMSLDQAVDLVLFAFKNGKNGDLFIQKSPAATIEVLAHAMKNILGKPEHEVKIIGTRHGEKLYEVLMTKEEKVRAIDMGEYFRVPADGRDLNYSKYFEDGQEVITQADEYNSHNTYRLNEEELKKMILELYEIQDELKEFGVK from the coding sequence ATGTTTAAAGATAAAGTTTTATTAATAACAGGAGGAACAGGATCATTTGGAAATGCTGTACTCAGAAGATTTTTAAAAACTGATATTGGAGAAATAAGAATTTTTTCAAGAGATGAAAAAAAACAAGATGATATGAGAAAAATATACAATAATCCTAAATTAAAGTTCTATATAGGAGATGTAAGGGACTACAACTCAGTAATAGATGTAATGAGAGGAGTAGACTTTGTATTTCACGCAGCAGCTCTTAAACAGGTGCCATCATGTGAATTTTATCCAGTACAGGCTGTTTATACTAATATATTAGGAACAGAAAATGTTTTAAATGCAGCAATAGCGTCAAAAGTAAAGAAAGTTGTTTGTTTGAGTACAGATAAAGCAGCTTATCCAATAAATGCAATGGGAATGTCAAAAGCGCTTATGGAGAAAGTGATAGTAGCAAAAGGAAGAAATTTAAAAGACGATGAAACTACAATATGCCTTACAAGATATGGAAATGTAATGGCATCACGTGGTTCAGTAATTCCTTTGTTTATAGATCAGGTAAGACATGGAAAACCAATAACAATAACAGATCCAAATATGACAAGATTTATGATGAGCTTAGACCAAGCAGTGGATTTAGTATTATTTGCATTTAAAAATGGAAAGAATGGAGATTTATTTATCCAAAAATCACCAGCAGCAACAATTGAAGTTCTTGCTCATGCAATGAAAAATATATTAGGAAAACCAGAACATGAAGTAAAAATAATAGGAACAAGACATGGAGAAAAACTTTATGAAGTTCTAATGACAAAAGAGGAAAAAGTAAGAGCAATAGATATGGGGGAATATTTCAGAGTTCCAGCAGATGGAAGAGATCTTAATTATTCAAAGTATTTTGAAGATGGACAAGAAGTTATTACTCAAGCAGATGAATATAATTCTCATAATACATATAGACTAAATGAAGAGGAATTAAAGAAGATGATTTTGGAGCTATATGAAATACAGGATGAATTAAAAGAGTTTGGGGTGAAATAG
- a CDS encoding glycosyltransferase WbuB, which produces MNVLFLLPRYSENIKDSTLEKELVKEFSNQGNKVIVATILEEGETYFKELENIKLLKISCGKYYSKETTKLDKGMTILKIPFLFSLKIKERINEKIDLIILSTPMFNNPFLIKKLRDYFQCEVLLIIWDIFPQNAIDLGIIKNKFLIKYFDSKYKKALKISDYITVMSEGNKKYIKNIFRIEDKKIILLKNWAYIKPKLDMDKEEIRKKYGYSEEDFLAIFGGNMGKPQKLENILSLAEKCLELPDVKFIFVGNGSERERLKKIAIDKRLKNIRFVDQLPREDYEKFTSTCNIGLVSLDERFTVPNFPSKTTDYFKLSLPILASLDKCSAADYGKFLEEEAKGGIFAEAGNVEDLYKKFLTLYNSKDLRKQLGNNGREYYEKYLGVDKAYKTIMNIIKKD; this is translated from the coding sequence ATGAATGTATTATTTTTACTTCCAAGATATTCTGAAAATATTAAGGATTCAACATTAGAAAAAGAATTAGTAAAAGAATTTTCAAATCAAGGAAATAAAGTTATTGTAGCAACTATCTTAGAAGAAGGAGAAACTTATTTTAAAGAGTTGGAAAATATAAAATTACTGAAAATAAGTTGTGGAAAATACTATTCAAAGGAAACAACTAAGTTAGACAAAGGTATGACAATATTAAAAATACCATTTTTATTTTCTTTGAAAATAAAAGAAAGAATAAATGAAAAAATAGATTTAATAATTTTATCAACTCCTATGTTTAATAATCCTTTTTTAATAAAAAAATTGAGAGATTATTTTCAATGTGAAGTTTTATTAATAATTTGGGATATTTTTCCACAAAATGCAATAGATTTAGGAATTATTAAGAATAAGTTTTTAATAAAATATTTTGATAGTAAATATAAAAAAGCATTAAAAATTTCGGATTATATAACAGTTATGTCAGAAGGAAATAAAAAATACATAAAAAATATATTTAGAATAGAAGATAAAAAAATTATTCTTCTAAAAAATTGGGCGTATATAAAGCCTAAACTAGATATGGATAAAGAAGAAATAAGAAAAAAATATGGATATTCAGAAGAAGATTTTTTAGCTATATTTGGTGGAAATATGGGAAAACCACAAAAATTAGAAAATATATTATCTTTAGCTGAAAAATGCTTAGAATTACCAGATGTGAAATTTATATTTGTAGGTAATGGTTCAGAAAGGGAAAGGCTGAAGAAAATAGCGATAGATAAAAGATTAAAAAATATTAGGTTTGTAGATCAGCTGCCAAGAGAAGACTATGAAAAATTTACAAGCACTTGTAATATCGGTCTTGTAAGCCTTGATGAAAGATTTACAGTGCCAAATTTTCCTTCAAAGACAACAGATTATTTTAAATTATCGCTTCCAATTTTAGCAAGTTTAGATAAATGTTCAGCAGCAGACTATGGAAAATTTCTTGAAGAAGAGGCAAAAGGAGGAATTTTTGCTGAAGCTGGAAATGTTGAAGATTTATATAAAAAATTTCTAACTTTATACAATAGTAAAGACTTAAGAAAGCAGTTAGGAAATAATGGAAGAGAATATTATGAAAAATATTTAGGAGTAGATAAGGCATATAAAACAATAATGAATATAATAAAAAAAGATTAA
- a CDS encoding glycosyltransferase has translation MFLKRVFDILVSFLGIIFFLPLMILTGLIIKFTSSGPVFFKQKRLTIGMKEFTIYKFRSMRTDFDRDAKGIQVKGSSSAITPFGKFIRKTKIDELPQLFNIFIGDMSFIGPRPELPRRLKYYSERDKGIFKVRSGISSPASIVFSDEEYLMNQVLDPEKFYIEQIMPYKIELNLYYVENRTFWNDIYLIIATFLKIINKAKIQWIVKDEILLNKKNEVIEKIGVEY, from the coding sequence ATGTTTTTAAAGAGAGTATTTGATATATTAGTATCATTTTTAGGAATAATATTCTTTTTGCCTTTAATGATACTAACAGGATTAATTATAAAGTTTACTTCATCAGGTCCTGTATTTTTTAAGCAGAAGAGATTGACAATAGGAATGAAGGAATTTACTATTTATAAATTTAGAAGCATGAGAACAGACTTTGATAGAGATGCTAAGGGGATACAGGTAAAAGGAAGCAGCAGCGCAATAACACCTTTTGGAAAATTTATCAGAAAGACTAAGATAGATGAACTTCCACAATTATTTAATATCTTTATCGGAGATATGAGCTTTATAGGACCAAGACCAGAACTTCCAAGAAGATTAAAATATTATTCTGAAAGAGATAAAGGTATTTTTAAAGTAAGAAGTGGAATATCATCTCCAGCTAGCATAGTGTTTTCTGATGAGGAGTATCTAATGAATCAGGTTTTAGATCCAGAAAAATTCTATATAGAGCAAATAATGCCATATAAGATAGAGCTTAATCTGTATTATGTAGAAAACAGAACCTTTTGGAATGATATTTATCTGATAATAGCTACTTTTTTAAAGATAATAAATAAAGCAAAAATTCAATGGATAGTAAAAGATGAAATACTTTTAAATAAAAAGAATGAAGTAATAGAAAAAATAGGAGTTGAGTATTAA
- a CDS encoding polysaccharide biosynthesis protein, giving the protein MEKKKISIIGITYVALLFIVYEMMLRITGFSINTAVYGLFAILVFFYSITGNLSFSEEEVNYNTVFINSFIFGIFFMFYKTLTIFTVFIVFSLFQLFIYRLIMKFKEKNKNGTPRIINERSLIKFCIDSLGIILGMIGAFMSKYGLAWEEKLESEYIFTYLGIFLIGYFYTRMNDKSWSYTNILDVLNLICLNSISTIVFLVIIYARIIDDYPVFTVLVSLILSISFQLFCRYLFRLKRFYKSKNRELIPEERVLVYGAGEAGVILAQESMTNPIFPYHIVGFLDDDPKKKDTYIYNIKVLGNRENLEEVIKKEKVSEVLLALPSLHSSDMRNIVDRIKSVGNVEIKTVPTIAEILENRELASQLRKVKIEDLLGRDEIVINDGNIRNLIEGKVIFVTGGAGSIGSELSRQIAKYSPKQLINIDINENSIYFLELEMKRRYPNLELISEICNVREKEKLEILFKKYRPNIVFHAAAHKHVPLMEHNPEEAVKNNIFGTKNVAECADKYRVEKMVLISTDKAVNPTNVMGASKRACELVIQHMNKISKNTKYMAVRFGNVLGSNGSVIPIFRKLLEEGKNLTLTHKDITRYFMTIPEAAQLVIEAGSLGNGGEIFILDMGKPVKIYDLAQTMIKLSNSNVGIDIVGLRPGEKLFEELLYDVNSAIKTENKKIFITKIEDGEVDITQFFESLWRAGQHADGDEIKSIMKKLVVSYKEVSYL; this is encoded by the coding sequence ATGGAGAAAAAAAAAATAAGTATCATAGGGATAACATATGTAGCTTTGTTATTTATAGTGTATGAAATGATGCTTAGAATAACTGGATTTAGCATTAATACCGCTGTTTATGGTTTATTTGCTATTTTAGTTTTTTTCTATTCTATAACAGGAAATCTAAGTTTTAGTGAAGAAGAGGTTAATTATAATACTGTTTTTATTAATAGTTTCATATTTGGGATATTTTTTATGTTTTATAAAACTCTTACGATTTTTACAGTATTTATTGTATTTTCACTTTTTCAGTTATTTATTTATAGATTAATAATGAAATTTAAAGAAAAGAATAAAAATGGTACTCCTAGAATAATAAATGAAAGAAGTCTTATAAAATTTTGTATAGATTCTTTGGGAATAATTTTAGGAATGATAGGAGCTTTCATGTCAAAGTATGGTCTAGCATGGGAGGAGAAATTAGAATCAGAATATATATTTACATATTTAGGAATATTTTTGATTGGATACTTTTATACAAGAATGAACGACAAAAGTTGGAGTTATACAAATATATTAGATGTTTTAAACCTTATTTGTTTAAATAGTATATCAACAATTGTTTTTTTGGTAATCATATATGCAAGAATAATTGATGACTATCCAGTCTTTACAGTATTAGTTTCACTAATACTTTCAATTTCATTTCAATTGTTTTGTAGATATTTATTTAGATTAAAGAGATTTTATAAAAGTAAAAATAGAGAATTGATACCAGAAGAAAGGGTTTTAGTGTATGGTGCAGGAGAAGCAGGAGTAATATTGGCTCAGGAATCAATGACAAATCCTATTTTTCCATATCATATAGTTGGATTTTTAGATGATGATCCAAAGAAAAAAGATACATACATATATAATATAAAAGTTTTAGGGAATAGGGAAAATTTAGAAGAAGTAATTAAAAAAGAAAAGGTATCAGAGGTTCTTTTAGCATTACCATCTCTTCACAGTTCAGATATGAGAAATATTGTAGATAGAATTAAATCAGTTGGAAATGTAGAAATAAAAACTGTTCCAACTATAGCAGAAATATTGGAAAATAGAGAACTAGCTTCCCAGCTAAGAAAAGTAAAAATTGAAGATTTGCTTGGAAGAGATGAAATAGTAATAAATGATGGAAATATTAGGAATTTGATTGAAGGAAAGGTTATTTTTGTAACTGGTGGAGCAGGAAGTATTGGTTCTGAACTTTCAAGACAAATAGCTAAATATTCTCCTAAACAGTTGATAAACATAGATATTAATGAGAATTCAATATATTTTCTTGAACTTGAAATGAAAAGAAGATATCCAAATCTTGAATTAATCTCAGAGATATGTAATGTGAGAGAGAAAGAAAAACTTGAAATACTTTTTAAAAAATATAGACCAAACATAGTATTTCATGCAGCAGCACATAAGCATGTACCTTTGATGGAACATAATCCAGAGGAAGCTGTAAAGAATAATATATTTGGAACTAAAAATGTAGCTGAATGTGCTGATAAATATAGAGTTGAAAAAATGGTTCTTATCTCAACAGATAAAGCAGTAAATCCAACAAATGTAATGGGAGCAAGTAAAAGGGCTTGTGAGCTTGTAATTCAACATATGAATAAAATTTCTAAAAATACAAAATATATGGCAGTAAGATTTGGAAATGTATTGGGAAGTAATGGATCAGTTATTCCAATATTTAGAAAGTTATTAGAAGAAGGTAAAAATCTTACTCTAACTCATAAAGATATAACAAGATATTTTATGACAATACCAGAAGCAGCGCAGTTGGTAATAGAAGCAGGTTCATTAGGAAATGGAGGAGAGATATTTATTCTTGACATGGGAAAACCAGTGAAAATTTATGATCTTGCACAAACAATGATAAAACTTTCAAACTCAAATGTAGGAATAGATATAGTAGGACTTAGACCAGGAGAAAAGCTTTTTGAAGAACTTCTTTATGATGTTAATTCTGCAATTAAGACAGAAAACAAGAAGATTTTTATAACAAAAATAGAAGATGGAGAAGTAGATATAACACAGTTTTTTGAAAGTTTATGGAGAGCTGGGCAACATGCAGATGGAGATGAAATTAAAAGTATAATGAAAAAACTAGTTGTTTCATATAAAGAAGTAAGTTATTTGTAA